TGTGAGTCATGGCAAGGGGTACGGTAAAGTGGTTCAACGACCAGAAAGGCTACGGATTCATCTCCCAGGAGAGCGGACCGGACGTGTTCGTCCACTTCAGCGCCATCCAGGGTGAGGGGTTCAAGACCCTGGCCGAAGGGCAGACGGTGGAGTTCGACGTGACCCAGGGGCCCAAGGGCGCCCAGGCGTCCAACGTGCGTCCCGCCTGACCGCTTCGGGAGGTCGAAGTTCCCAGGCCGGACCCGCGCGAGCGGCTCCGGC
This Thermodesulfobacteriota bacterium DNA region includes the following protein-coding sequences:
- a CDS encoding cold-shock protein, whose amino-acid sequence is MARGTVKWFNDQKGYGFISQESGPDVFVHFSAIQGEGFKTLAEGQTVEFDVTQGPKGAQASNVRPA